A stretch of Lactiplantibacillus brownii DNA encodes these proteins:
- a CDS encoding 1-deoxy-D-xylulose-5-phosphate synthase: METPILNTINSPADLKKLALPELTQLATEIRSVLLNKVSQTGGHVGPNLGVVELTIAFHTVFNSPIDKVVWDVSHQSYTHKILTGRKRAWLDPDHYDDVSGYTAPSESAHDFFNIGHTSTSIALATGMAVARDLQHQPGNVMAVIGDGSLSGGLALEGLNTAATLKTNLIILVNDNGMSIAEDHGGLYANLKLLRETNGQAATNLFKAMGLDYRYVADGNDLASMLAAFKAVKAIDHPIVLHVHTEKGHGYAPAMTHKEAFHWHVPFDLATGKTLNPQTGDSYNDVIHATLEHELIDEKTPLTAITAAVPGIYDLKRFGKQHPARYFDVGIAEQESISFAAGQAQQGLRPIVFHSGTFLQRAYDQLSHDLGINKLPVTIMVAGGSINAGDPTHQGTFDVAMLSNIPGLTYLAPTTKEELAAMMHWALHQDQGPVAIRVPGNGIHSAPLKTFNPQKMQPYHVGQKVALLGVGSLLPLAEQVQASLREHDIDASVYDPRNLSDLDTTTLTDLLTNHQLVVTLEEASLSGGFGEKVASFYGNTDMHVLNFGAAKRFNDRETSAELWHEFKLTPTQLVTEIMKNL, from the coding sequence ATGGAAACGCCAATTTTAAACACAATTAATTCGCCAGCTGATTTAAAAAAATTAGCATTGCCCGAATTAACTCAATTAGCCACTGAAATCCGATCGGTCTTATTGAACAAAGTCAGCCAAACTGGCGGTCATGTCGGTCCCAACTTAGGGGTCGTAGAACTCACGATTGCTTTTCACACAGTCTTCAATTCGCCGATTGATAAAGTCGTTTGGGATGTGTCTCACCAATCGTACACGCATAAAATTTTAACCGGACGTAAACGTGCTTGGTTGGACCCAGATCATTATGATGATGTGAGTGGCTATACAGCGCCAAGTGAAAGTGCCCATGATTTCTTCAATATCGGGCATACTTCAACTTCAATCGCCCTCGCGACTGGCATGGCCGTTGCCAGAGATTTGCAACATCAGCCTGGCAACGTCATGGCTGTCATTGGTGATGGCTCATTATCTGGCGGTTTGGCCTTAGAAGGCTTAAACACCGCCGCCACACTGAAAACGAACCTGATCATCTTAGTCAATGATAATGGTATGTCGATTGCCGAAGACCATGGTGGCTTATACGCCAACTTAAAATTGTTACGAGAAACGAACGGTCAAGCAGCCACAAATCTCTTTAAGGCCATGGGCTTAGATTATCGGTACGTCGCTGACGGTAATGATCTCGCTAGCATGCTCGCCGCCTTCAAAGCGGTGAAAGCTATCGATCACCCCATCGTTTTGCACGTTCATACGGAAAAAGGCCATGGTTATGCCCCCGCAATGACGCACAAAGAGGCCTTTCACTGGCATGTTCCTTTCGATCTAGCGACTGGCAAAACCTTAAACCCACAAACTGGTGACTCTTACAATGACGTGATCCACGCGACACTGGAACACGAATTGATTGACGAAAAGACCCCTTTAACCGCTATTACCGCGGCTGTACCTGGCATTTACGACTTGAAACGATTTGGCAAACAGCACCCGGCGCGTTACTTTGACGTTGGTATCGCCGAACAAGAATCAATCAGTTTTGCGGCTGGTCAAGCACAACAAGGCTTGCGACCAATCGTCTTTCATTCGGGAACTTTCCTGCAACGCGCGTACGATCAACTTTCCCATGATCTCGGTATCAACAAATTACCAGTGACCATTATGGTTGCTGGTGGCAGTATCAATGCTGGTGATCCGACTCACCAAGGAACCTTTGACGTCGCAATGCTTTCAAATATTCCCGGCTTAACTTACTTGGCACCAACCACTAAAGAAGAACTCGCGGCCATGATGCATTGGGCCTTACACCAAGACCAAGGTCCGGTTGCCATCCGAGTCCCTGGCAATGGCATCCATTCGGCGCCGCTCAAGACCTTCAACCCACAAAAAATGCAACCCTATCACGTGGGTCAAAAAGTTGCCCTACTTGGCGTTGGTAGCCTATTGCCGTTAGCCGAACAAGTCCAAGCCAGCTTACGCGAGCATGACATCGATGCCAGTGTCTATGATCCTCGTAATTTGTCCGATTTAGACACCACAACTTTAACCGACTTACTGACCAACCATCAGTTAGTGGTGACCTTGGAAGAAGCCAGCCTAAGCGGTGGCTTCGGTGAAAAAGTTGCCAGTTTTTATGGCAATACCGACATGCACGTTTTAAACTTTGGTGCCGCGAAACGCTTTAATGATCGCGAAACCTCAGCAGAACTTTGGCATGAGTTTAAACTTACACCAACACAACTCGTGACCGAAATCATGAAGAATTTATAA
- a CDS encoding cysteine hydrolase family protein, giving the protein MMPTKQALLIIDYTNDFVADKGALTCGKPGQVLAPAIVNLAEQQFAQGDWVLLPTDVHTPHDPYHPESKLFPPHNVRNTWGRELYGPLKTWFEAHQNETTVWQFDKTRYSSFAGTDLDLRLRERGVLTLHLVGVCTDICVLHTAVDAYNLGYKLVIHEAGVASFNQAGHDWALGHFKNSLGATIV; this is encoded by the coding sequence ATGATGCCAACCAAACAAGCGTTACTCATTATCGATTATACGAACGACTTTGTTGCCGACAAGGGTGCCTTAACCTGTGGCAAACCTGGTCAAGTTTTAGCACCGGCTATCGTCAATCTCGCCGAGCAACAATTTGCCCAAGGCGACTGGGTTCTATTGCCGACAGATGTGCACACGCCACATGATCCTTATCATCCGGAGAGCAAATTATTTCCACCCCATAATGTTCGTAATACTTGGGGCCGTGAGCTCTACGGTCCCTTAAAGACTTGGTTCGAAGCACATCAAAATGAAACCACTGTTTGGCAATTTGATAAGACGCGCTACAGTTCATTTGCCGGCACCGATTTAGATTTGCGACTCCGCGAACGTGGCGTTCTAACACTCCATCTAGTGGGCGTTTGCACGGATATTTGTGTGCTGCATACCGCAGTTGATGCCTATAATCTCGGTTATAAGTTAGTCATTCATGAAGCCGGGGTCGCAAGCTTTAACCAAGCTGGACATGATTGGGCACTAGGTCATTTCAAAAATAGTTTGGGCGCAACTATCGTTTAA
- a CDS encoding bacteriocin immunity protein, translated as MTTESTATSLMQAISTADNDPEIKGNAELNKLLLKHATQLEQGKDFHQVAGDLNQALRLWGMGHLHGPKALDPLYQATVAAAPGISAQKPYAAPSNH; from the coding sequence ATGACAACCGAATCAACTGCAACAAGTTTAATGCAAGCAATCAGCACAGCGGACAACGATCCAGAAATTAAAGGGAACGCTGAACTGAACAAACTCTTACTCAAGCACGCAACACAATTGGAACAAGGCAAAGATTTCCATCAAGTTGCCGGCGACTTGAATCAAGCCCTACGCTTATGGGGAATGGGACATCTACATGGCCCTAAAGCGCTAGATCCACTTTACCAGGCAACCGTTGCTGCGGCACCTGGTATTTCGGCACAAAAGCCGTATGCCGCACCATCTAATCACTAA
- a CDS encoding ABC transporter permease: protein MTKFSSLFKAMSGSKFRSIHILMLLELAAVAVSSIWTLIQGNFNSGTLFYAVMGWSVIPSLVSFVLLAVRNEQAFTRDTFRLAPIKDSLFYAANLLSTFVSFLYLLVLQAVLMLLTALIGWSTLSPIYDDLQTNLQLSTVGSNPIGVCLGMLAIMLVIYLLAWSTVSLVHLITSAASNYLPRARQRLVNGIVYVIMIILTFRVVSFLMGQVAWISTSLMGGNTTSSWWVGVTIMLIIIVVETVANIFLLNKWVETTAN from the coding sequence ATGACGAAATTTAGTAGCTTGTTTAAGGCCATGAGCGGTTCAAAGTTTCGGAGTATTCATATCCTCATGTTGTTAGAATTGGCTGCGGTAGCGGTCTCATCAATTTGGACGCTGATCCAAGGCAATTTCAATTCGGGAACGCTCTTCTATGCCGTCATGGGGTGGTCGGTAATTCCGTCACTTGTCTCCTTTGTGTTGCTAGCGGTTCGAAATGAGCAGGCGTTTACGCGCGATACGTTCCGGTTAGCGCCCATTAAAGATAGCTTGTTTTATGCGGCTAACTTGTTATCAACCTTTGTCAGCTTTCTCTACCTATTAGTATTGCAAGCGGTATTGATGTTACTGACCGCGTTAATCGGTTGGTCAACACTCTCGCCAATATACGATGACCTCCAAACTAATTTACAATTAAGCACTGTCGGGTCTAATCCCATCGGGGTTTGCTTAGGCATGTTGGCTATTATGCTAGTCATCTATTTATTAGCTTGGAGTACGGTTTCACTGGTACATTTGATTACAAGTGCTGCCAGCAACTATTTACCACGCGCTCGGCAACGGCTCGTGAACGGTATTGTGTACGTCATTATGATCATCTTGACTTTCCGGGTCGTCAGTTTCCTAATGGGGCAGGTGGCTTGGATCTCAACGTCGTTAATGGGTGGCAACACGACTAGTTCATGGTGGGTCGGTGTCACAATCATGTTGATCATCATCGTGGTGGAAACCGTCGCAAATATTTTCTTACTAAATAAATGGGTTGAAACGACCGCAAATTAA
- a CDS encoding ABC transporter ATP-binding protein, protein MTKVLTIKNLAYKQNRKTILTNVDLTLDAGKIVGLLGENGAGKTTLMRLITGSAKGKGTIEVSGDSELAQRKRHVSFSEQLHGFSGGYKVAQVVKFYQTIYPDFDESRYQAMAKFLQIDGTKKLAALSKGMKEKVVIALTLARQTDLYLLDEPFSGIDSMSRKRIISSILQWKPAAATILISDHYVTEIAPILDEIVIVKDHGIAVHIGADKVRDEKGLEIEDYYESLYAGGDDHDEI, encoded by the coding sequence ATGACAAAAGTATTAACGATTAAAAATTTAGCTTATAAACAGAATCGTAAAACGATTTTAACCAACGTTGATCTCACGTTAGATGCCGGCAAAATCGTGGGCTTGTTAGGTGAAAATGGTGCCGGTAAGACGACGCTCATGCGCCTGATTACGGGTAGTGCTAAAGGTAAGGGAACTATTGAAGTGAGTGGTGATTCTGAACTTGCACAACGCAAACGGCATGTCAGCTTTTCAGAACAGTTGCATGGCTTCAGTGGTGGCTATAAAGTCGCGCAGGTCGTGAAATTTTATCAAACTATCTATCCAGATTTTGATGAATCCCGCTATCAAGCCATGGCTAAATTCTTACAAATTGATGGGACTAAAAAGTTAGCAGCCTTGTCTAAAGGGATGAAAGAAAAAGTTGTGATCGCGTTGACGTTAGCCCGCCAGACGGACTTGTACTTGCTTGATGAACCCTTTAGTGGGATTGATAGCATGAGTCGTAAACGAATCATCAGTAGTATTTTGCAATGGAAACCAGCAGCGGCCACGATTTTAATTAGTGATCACTATGTCACCGAAATCGCGCCTATTTTAGATGAAATCGTGATCGTCAAAGATCATGGGATTGCGGTTCACATCGGTGCGGATAAAGTGCGCGATGAAAAAGGACTAGAAATTGAAGACTACTACGAAAGTTTATATGCCGGAGGTGACGATCATGACGAAATTTAG
- a CDS encoding GntR family transcriptional regulator: MKFDDKIPIYYQIKTHLYHEMLTGKLKPGDQLPAVRQLAVDLTVNVNTVQRALAEMITEGTIISQRGKGNFVTEDHERLAQLKEQLVMLQLAQVYDQLHALNLSDHEIIESLQRYIDQREAQQDDKSIND; encoded by the coding sequence TTGAAGTTTGACGACAAGATCCCGATTTATTATCAAATCAAGACTCATTTGTATCATGAAATGCTGACCGGCAAGTTGAAGCCGGGCGATCAGTTACCAGCGGTGCGCCAATTAGCGGTCGACTTAACGGTCAATGTGAATACGGTCCAACGCGCCTTAGCGGAAATGATCACCGAGGGAACGATCATTTCACAACGTGGCAAAGGTAACTTTGTGACTGAAGACCACGAACGGTTGGCCCAATTAAAAGAACAATTAGTCATGTTACAATTAGCGCAAGTCTACGACCAATTGCATGCGTTAAATTTAAGTGATCATGAAATTATTGAAAGTTTGCAACGCTATATTGATCAAAGGGAGGCCCAGCAGGATGACAAAAGTATTAACGATTAA